In Synechococcus sp. RS9909, one genomic interval encodes:
- a CDS encoding YdcF family protein translates to MTYWLSKILPLALLPLGLSLMLLLLGLSMRWRWPLIGALALLWFFSLGLVSQVLWRWLEAPWQRLPAAAAPTADAIVVLSGGRHPAPGAARVREWEDPDRFLAGLDLYRAGKAPRLLFTGGASPFRPGQPPEGQRYLAEAEQLGIPSEAMASTPVVVNTAEEAVAIRRLLQAPSARILLVTSAFHMRRAQRLFERQGLEVKPFPVDFQTRGAWAGSLWRDPSQWLPTAQALDHSSRALRELLGRLVYRAW, encoded by the coding sequence ATGACCTATTGGCTCAGCAAGATCCTGCCCCTGGCCCTGCTGCCCCTGGGGCTCAGCCTGATGCTGTTGCTGCTGGGGTTGTCGATGCGCTGGCGCTGGCCCCTGATCGGTGCCCTTGCCCTGCTCTGGTTCTTTTCGCTTGGTCTGGTGAGTCAGGTGCTCTGGCGTTGGTTGGAAGCGCCCTGGCAGCGCTTGCCTGCGGCTGCAGCCCCAACGGCCGATGCGATTGTGGTGCTCAGTGGCGGCCGCCACCCCGCCCCCGGTGCCGCCCGGGTGAGAGAGTGGGAGGACCCCGATCGCTTCCTGGCTGGCCTCGATCTCTACCGCGCCGGCAAGGCGCCGCGGCTTCTGTTCACCGGCGGTGCCAGCCCCTTCCGGCCCGGTCAGCCACCGGAAGGTCAGCGCTATCTCGCCGAAGCGGAGCAGCTGGGTATTCCTTCCGAGGCCATGGCCAGCACGCCGGTGGTGGTGAACACCGCCGAGGAAGCGGTGGCGATTCGGCGGCTGCTCCAGGCTCCCTCCGCCAGAATCCTTCTGGTCACCAGTGCGTTCCATATGCGCCGGGCCCAGCGGCTGTTCGAGCGGCAGGGGCTGGAGGTGAAGCCGTTTCCGGTGGATTTTCAAACCCGTGGGGCCTGGGCCGGCTCCCTGTGGCGGGATCCCAGCCAGTGGCTGCCAACAGCTCAGGCTCTCGATCACAGTTCCCGCGCTCTGCGCGAGTTGTTGGGGCGACTGGTCTATCGAGCTTGGTGA
- a CDS encoding acetate/propionate family kinase — MAPLTLVINLGSSSLKAALLEQGGLACWHRGRSLAHGEELHSVLDDWLAPALADHRQALVRIGHRVVHGGERFIAPTRIDAAVEQELQTLIPLAPLHNPPALTGIAWARAWAPELPQWACFDTAFHSTLPEAARTYALPAELRARGLRRFGFHGLNHQHVAETVAAQWQAQGRDSSQLRLISAHLGAGASLAAVRGGRCIDTTMGYTPLEGLVMATRSGSVDPGVLLELMREGFSEAELAELLQKRAGLKGLSGLSGDMREIREQAAAGHAGASLALAVFRHRLLQELGAMAASLGGVDVLALTGGIGEHDGALRQELADALSWIPDLEIQVVPADEEGMIARLSERVSQ; from the coding sequence ATGGCTCCGCTCACCCTGGTGATCAACCTGGGCAGCTCCAGCCTCAAGGCCGCCCTGCTCGAACAGGGTGGGCTGGCCTGCTGGCACCGGGGGCGCAGCCTGGCTCACGGGGAGGAGCTCCATAGCGTGCTGGACGACTGGCTGGCGCCGGCCCTGGCCGACCATCGCCAGGCGCTGGTGCGCATCGGCCACCGCGTGGTGCATGGCGGTGAACGCTTCATCGCCCCCACCCGGATCGATGCGGCGGTGGAGCAGGAGCTGCAAACGCTGATCCCGCTGGCACCGCTGCACAATCCGCCGGCCCTGACGGGCATCGCCTGGGCCCGGGCCTGGGCGCCGGAGCTGCCGCAGTGGGCCTGTTTCGACACCGCTTTCCACAGCACCCTGCCGGAAGCGGCCCGCACCTACGCGCTGCCGGCAGAACTGCGCGCCCGGGGGCTGCGACGCTTCGGCTTTCATGGCCTCAACCATCAGCACGTGGCGGAAACCGTGGCCGCGCAGTGGCAGGCCCAGGGCCGTGATTCCAGTCAGCTGCGCCTGATCAGCGCCCATCTTGGGGCGGGGGCGTCGTTGGCGGCGGTGCGCGGCGGCCGCTGCATCGACACCACCATGGGCTACACGCCGCTGGAGGGGCTGGTGATGGCCACCCGCAGCGGCAGCGTCGACCCCGGCGTGCTGCTGGAGTTGATGCGAGAAGGCTTCAGCGAGGCGGAACTGGCGGAGCTGCTGCAGAAACGGGCCGGCCTCAAGGGCCTCTCAGGGCTGAGCGGCGACATGCGCGAGATCCGTGAGCAGGCCGCCGCTGGCCATGCCGGTGCATCACTGGCGCTGGCGGTGTTCCGCCACCGATTGCTGCAGGAACTCGGCGCCATGGCCGCAAGCCTGGGCGGCGTCGACGTGCTCGCGCTCACGGGCGGCATCGGCGAACACGATGGGGCGCTAAGACAGGAACTGGCCGATGCGCTCTCCTGGATCCCCGATCTGGAGATTCAGGTGGTGCCCGCCGATGAAGAGGGAATGATCGCCCGCCTCAGTGAACGGGTGAGCCAGTGA